The window CCATGGCCTTGGCTTCATCCAGCTTGAGCTGGAATTCACGGGACTTCTCACGCTTGACGTTGTCGGCAAGTGTCGGGTCCTCGATTTTTTTCTTCAACGCCTGGAGTTGCTCCTCGAGGGTGCGGATGCCGGCGAGGCGCTCGTTGTTCTCCTTCTGGATGCGGGCAAACTCCTCACTGAACTTCTGTTGTTCCTCGGTGGTGCGATGGTATTCCTTGAACAGCTGCTGCATGTCGACCGTGGCGATTTTCAGACGCTGGGCAGAAGCCGAGCCCATGCCAAACGCAGCAACGGCGCAGAATATGGCGGAAAGTTTAAGGTAATTTTTCATGATGGATTATGATGGTAATTCGGATGATGTTGGGGCGTATAGATGGGTGTAGCAACGCGGTGAGAAAACAATCCGGATCGTTCTCCGCACCGCTTGACTCACGTCACACCCCCAAGCTGCACAGAATCTCACACTGCGTCAACATCTATCCCTAGCCAAATCATCGTAAATTGCCTGATCTGAATATGAATATCGTCACCCACCCTGCTGATCTACCGAAAAGCCTGCAGCTATCCGCCATCTCCCGCCCCCGGGTTCTGGTTCCGACCATGGGAGCGCTCCACGAGGGCCATTTGAAGCTCGTTCACCGGGCACGCGAACTCGCAGGCCCGGAGGGCTTCGTAGTCCTGACTCTTTTTGTCAACCCCACCCAGTTTGACAAGGTGGAGGATCTGGAAAAATACCCACGCACGCTGGAAAAAGACCTGGAGCTCTGTCGGCTGCACGGTGTGGACCTCGTTTTTTCCCCGGAGCCCGATTCCATGTATCATGCGGATCACTCAGTCAGCGTGATGGAAGCCTCCCTTACCAGACAGCTCTGTGGCGCAACCCGCCCAGGCCACTTCGACGGAGTCTGTACGGTGGTGCTCAAGCTGTTCAATCTCATCCAGCCGGACGCGGCTGTTTTTGGCAAAAAAGACTACCAGCAACTCGCCGTCATCCGGCGTATGGTCAGGGACCTCAATGTGCCTGTACATATCGAGGGGGTCGATACGGTGCGAGAGGCCAGCGGACTGGCACTTTCCTCAAGAAACACCCGACTAACAGCAAGCCAACACGCCGACGCCCCCCGCATCCGGCGCGCTCTCCTGTCTGCGCAGCAAGCTTATCTCGACGGGGCGCGCTCGGCTGAAGTGCTGTTAGGGATTGCCCGACAGGAAATCGAGTCGTCGCCCAAACGAGCCAGAATCGATTACCTGGAGCTGCTTGATGCCGGGACCCTGCAAGAGATCGACTCCGTAGACTCCCCTGCGGTGATGGCGACGGCTGTGTTTTACGGATCCGTCCGACTCATCGACAATATCGAGCTGGGTTAGTCTGGAGAAAAAATCTGGCGAAAAATATGCCCTGCCGCCAGTGTTGACGACAGGGCATTTTCGTTAGAAATACAAACCTTTAACGCCGTTAGAAGCGCTTGCGGCGAAGCAACCATGCCGAGGCTCCCAGTCCGAGCAATGCCAACGAGCTGGGCTCGGGCACAGTGTGGAACACCAGGTTGTCGATGGCACCACTTTCAATGTTGAAATCGATGGATTGGATGTTTTTCAAACCCAACTGGGAGGCTGAAATATTCGAGATGTGGTTTCCATAGTGGTTGGCAAAATCGACGTTGGTGCCATTGGCAATCAGGTCGGACGGCTTCCAGGTTACCGAAAGTCCATTCATGTCCTTGAAGACCACCGTTACATCAGATTTCGATGTCTCGGGCGTGTCGTAGAGGCTGAAGCCCACGGCGCTGACCTGGCTATTCCCGAAGATGACACCGATCCTGCCTCCGGCTGCCTCATCATCGGGGCTGTCGATCAGGCCATTGTTGTTCCGGTCAACCAGGTTTTCAGCGATGATCAGCGCATTGCCGAGGTTTCTGACCCCCTTCAAATTGCCGCCGAGGAACGGGTTTTCCAAGTCCGGGTCGGCCGTGCCGCTTTGGTTGGTATCAAAGATGATCAATTGGTCGTGACGGCCCTTTGAGTCGACTGTGAACGTGACACCTCCACCAAGACCGGAATATTCGCTGCCACTGAAAAGGCTTCCGTGCTGGAGGTTTTGTGATGCTTCGTCAAATGTGATGACGTGCGTGCTTTGCGCAACTGCCGGTCCGGCTACAGCCGTCAGCAGGGCAAGTGCGCTGATATATCTCGATAATACGTGTGTTGTTTTCATGTTGGGGAGGGTGGGTTTGTGCGACCTGCGTGAGGCGCAATTCAAATTTTCTCCCCTGATTCCTCGGTTTGCCGACTATTTTATTAAACGGATTTCATGGTATTCATTGGTTCTAATTACTCATGGTTTGGTGATTTCCAATGGTCTTCAAATTATCAAAATATATAAACTAATAGTGTGATCATGGCACTTCACCCTCGATTGGATGGCGTTGAAACGAAGACTCATCCGGTCAGCAACCTAAAAAAATCAAGCTACCTTGATAATTTACGACAAGCATTTTGCCTTCACCCAGACATGCCAAATTCGCCTCAAAAAAATCGATGAATCCACCTCCATGCGTTTAACACATGTTAAACAACTAACAGATAACGCAATCAGAGCCGTGACAACTGATCCCAGAACATTTCAGTCTGGCGGGCATCGGGCAGCACTTCTACCAGAGTGGTTTTCTCGCCCGGTTCAAAATCGAAACCTTCCAAACCATCGACCCGGACATAATCCATTCCCCACATCGCGGCCCAATGTTCGAAGTTGTGGCGGTGCTGATTGGTGACCAGACCAGCAGCATCGCCGCCTAGGAGCTGCACCGCAGGTAATCGGTCAAAAATCCTGCCTCCCCCATTGTTCATGACCACCAGCATCCTGCCACGGCACTCCACCTGATCGAGTAATGCAGGAGCCGCGAAGTCATACATAGCTGTTAGGTCGCCTATGACTGCCCAGGCGTCCTCGTGGTCGGCCGTGGCACCGAGCCATGTGGCAATCTGGCCATCGATACCATTGGCGCCACGATTTGCCCTCACCAATTCATAGGGCACCTCCCTCTGGGCAAAATCATTCCACTCACGGATCGGCAGGCTATTCCCGAGATAGAGACTACTCCCCATGGTCGCCATCACCGACAGTGTTCTCACCATCCCCGGTTCACTTTCGGGCAGGGATTCTAACAACTCCGCGATTCGACCGCGCTTTCGTTTCGACAGTTTGAGATAGTCCATGGCGTCCCCGATGTTGACCACTTCACCAAAAGCGCGCATGCAGCGGGATATTTCCCCGGTGATCACAGTGCTCTTACGGGCCAGGCCGGCATAACCGGTCCGACTGATCGAGACGACATTGACCATGGATAGATTTTCAAGATCCCTCCAGAACCGGCCCACCGGCACCTCGCCGATGCGGAGAATGTGGGCGGGCGGGTTCTCTTTGAGAATCCGGTCTCCATCAACCAGGGCAAGATTACCCAAGGTCTCACGCAGACCACTGGTGCTATCGACCAAGACAGGCGCGCCCAGATCGCGTAGGAAATGCCAGACTTCCTGGCGGTCCTCGGGTTCGAGACCTCCGAGCATGACCACCAATCCGCGCCAAGCCTCCTTGATGCAGTCCAACGCGGGCAGCAAATCAATATTGCCGCGTACCTCGTTGCTCTCACCGAGCCGGATTTTTGACAACCTTTCGGAGCCATCACGGATGCCCAGTTCATTTTCCTCAAGGCAGAGATTGATATGCCATGGAGCCATACCACTCCATCCGCCCAATACCGTCAAATCGTCTTGCCATTCCAGGTCCTCGGCCCCTTCGACGTAGCCAGCAAACAGCCCCGCCTGATCGATCGCCTGGGGAGCGCCGCTGCCACGGAACCTGACGGGACGGTCGGCGGAGATCACCACGAGGGGGCGCCTTTGGTAATGAGCCTCGATCACGGCAGGCAACA of the Akkermansiaceae bacterium genome contains:
- a CDS encoding OmpH family outer membrane protein, with amino-acid sequence MKNYLKLSAIFCAVAAFGMGSASAQRLKIATVDMQQLFKEYHRTTEEQQKFSEEFARIQKENNERLAGIRTLEEQLQALKKKIEDPTLADNVKREKSREFQLKLDEAKAMDRERREFLGRRTRALELKKQASMQGILEEIRKRIVDHSKGEDFDFVLDKSGLSANQVPFLLYTKDATDITAALLTELNKDAPKAPEAPAAPDAPAEPATPEPAAP
- a CDS encoding pantoate--beta-alanine ligase, which translates into the protein MNIVTHPADLPKSLQLSAISRPRVLVPTMGALHEGHLKLVHRARELAGPEGFVVLTLFVNPTQFDKVEDLEKYPRTLEKDLELCRLHGVDLVFSPEPDSMYHADHSVSVMEASLTRQLCGATRPGHFDGVCTVVLKLFNLIQPDAAVFGKKDYQQLAVIRRMVRDLNVPVHIEGVDTVREASGLALSSRNTRLTASQHADAPRIRRALLSAQQAYLDGARSAEVLLGIARQEIESSPKRARIDYLELLDAGTLQEIDSVDSPAVMATAVFYGSVRLIDNIELG
- a CDS encoding PEP-CTERM sorting domain-containing protein, with protein sequence MKTTHVLSRYISALALLTAVAGPAVAQSTHVITFDEASQNLQHGSLFSGSEYSGLGGGVTFTVDSKGRHDQLIIFDTNQSGTADPDLENPFLGGNLKGVRNLGNALIIAENLVDRNNNGLIDSPDDEAAGGRIGVIFGNSQVSAVGFSLYDTPETSKSDVTVVFKDMNGLSVTWKPSDLIANGTNVDFANHYGNHISNISASQLGLKNIQSIDFNIESGAIDNLVFHTVPEPSSLALLGLGASAWLLRRKRF
- the menD gene encoding 2-succinyl-5-enolpyruvyl-6-hydroxy-3-cyclohexene-1-carboxylic-acid synthase — its product is MSSKGWVSDIVGACIAAGIQEFVVCAGARNLGLVVALADYAQSGEAGEIRVFSHFEERAAGFFALGRSMQSGGPCAVVTTSGTAVAELLPAVIEAHYQRRPLVVISADRPVRFRGSGAPQAIDQAGLFAGYVEGAEDLEWQDDLTVLGGWSGMAPWHINLCLEENELGIRDGSERLSKIRLGESNEVRGNIDLLPALDCIKEAWRGLVVMLGGLEPEDRQEVWHFLRDLGAPVLVDSTSGLRETLGNLALVDGDRILKENPPAHILRIGEVPVGRFWRDLENLSMVNVVSISRTGYAGLARKSTVITGEISRCMRAFGEVVNIGDAMDYLKLSKRKRGRIAELLESLPESEPGMVRTLSVMATMGSSLYLGNSLPIREWNDFAQREVPYELVRANRGANGIDGQIATWLGATADHEDAWAVIGDLTAMYDFAAPALLDQVECRGRMLVVMNNGGGRIFDRLPAVQLLGGDAAGLVTNQHRHNFEHWAAMWGMDYVRVDGLEGFDFEPGEKTTLVEVLPDARQTEMFWDQLSRL